In Phoenix dactylifera cultivar Barhee BC4 unplaced genomic scaffold, palm_55x_up_171113_PBpolish2nd_filt_p 000580F, whole genome shotgun sequence, a single genomic region encodes these proteins:
- the LOC103713628 gene encoding uncharacterized protein LOC103713628, whose product MGDEGRTDAAAPHAAQAAAPATKKRAREGADTGDLKRLAEIVMVLAAMREMRGGREPTAAEKALVAEAREKLVGMCEHVKPKDLFSRESVRVVVDDLGLNRSKDPLMGCRPPKMSIAEKVLLTKTKMEESKEVATHSPVYSSHHLPVSFGANIESHGTLLHGASRFVAEKPIAVALPAGGFQSTSAVSHVPTLVSVSSSKQLQINETYATVTPIKSASNPHQRDSPSLTPPHAEPGHLRLDARLNGPTYQTQVQATSAEYMPHKAPTTSMQSTSAAVTKVGQAHKLLDHALVKSDSIHEVNAIQNSQATRHQEIRSSAIQAGQGNLRMGHQPSPGLAFVHAPSPFNNHDDIATNVQRILHQKVSNHPSWVPSSTEYMNRPLNCQVCKITISDMESLLVCDACEKGTHLKCLQSYANKGNPKAEWHCTKCLISSNGKPLPPKYGRVTRAVGPAKGASNAGITHASSEKKTVNTDSKVNQQKAIANGNSGISDLARPSNMGDSHAESSPSSEMNVAEVQFKSPAPGMKGEDGMSKGASTNHSKENAGVVCIISGAQNDNSGSSSHDMKVTSESVLQPKTVPEISCSDHPRDIVVHNTNQSQLSGDSLVGDGVKLPSDVEASAIRQQEFGKPGDDELKKPFGKKETSENRASSKSRLDDGDNSQATSNGALNYGDEARDHGRPLLPDLHAVDWVGDILQVVDEKTYYQYCRINGILYKLQDHVLIASTCQKFVPSKLQSLWEDNKSGSKWATVDLYYFPNDLAGTVSQPSTTENSEVYASNNKKTIMAGSINGPCEV is encoded by the exons ATGGGAGACGAGGGCAGGACCGACGCAGCCGCCCCCCACGCGGCCCAGGCCGCGGCGCCGGCGACCAAGAAGCGGGCGAGGGAAGGTGCCGACACCGGGGACTTGAAGAGGCTCGCGGAGATTGTGATGGTGCTGGCGGCGATGAGGGAGATGCGGGGCGGCCGGGAGCCGACGGCCGCCGAGAAGGCTCTGGTGGCGGAGGCGCGGGAGAAGCTCGTGGGGATGTGTGAACACGTGAAGCCCAAGGATTTGTTCTCCAGGGAATCGGTTAGGGTTGTGGTTGATGATCTTGGGCTCAATCGGTCCAAGGATCCCCTGATGGGGTGCCGGCCCCCCAAGATGTCCATTGCCGAGAAGGTCTTGCTCACTAAAACAAAG ATGGAGGAATCCAAGGAAGTTGCCACACATTCGCCAGTTTATTCATCTCATCATCTTCCAGTCAGCTTTGGTGCAAACATTGAATCCCATGGAACTTTGTTACATGGAGCTTCTAGGTTTGTAGCAGAGAAACCAATTGCAGTGGCACTGCCTGCTGGAGGCTTTCAGAGTACTTCAGCTGTATCGCATGTTCCTACACTAGTTTCTGTCTCCTCTTCAAAGCAGCTGCAAATCAATGAGACATATGCTACAGTCACTCCCATAAAATCAGCATCCAATCCACACCAAAGGGATTCTCCTTCATTAACGCCGCCTCATGCAGAACCAGGACACCTCAGGTTGGATGCACGACTAAATGGGCCAACTTATCAAACACAAGTTCAAG CTACTTCTGCTGAATACATGCCACATAAAGCCCCAACAACTTCTATGCAATCAACATCTGCTGCTGTAACAAAGGTTGGCCAGGCACATAAGTTGCTGGATCATGCTTTGGTAAAGTCTGATAGTATTCATGAAGTTAATGCTATTCAAAATTCACAAGCAACAAGACATCAGGAAATAAGAAGTTCTGCAATTCAAGCTGGACAAGGAAATCTGCGTATGGGACATCAGCCTTCACCAGGCCTAGCGTTTGTTCATGCACCTTCTCCTTTTAACAACCATGATGACATTGCTACAAATGTGCAGAGGATATTGCACCAAAAAGTTTCTAATCATCCTAGTTGGGTTCCATCATCAACTGAGTACATGAACAGGCCTCTAAATTGCCAAGTATGCAAGATTACTATCAGTGACATGGAAAGTTTGCTTGTTTGTGATGCTTGTGAGAAAGGAACCCACTTAAAATGCCTTCAGTCTTATGCTAACAAAGGAAATCCTAAAGCTGAGTGGCACTGCACAAAATGCTTGATATCAAGCAATGGCAAACCCTTGCCACCTAAATATGGCCGGGTTACAAGAGCTGTTGGTCCAGCAAAGGGTGCTTCAAATGCAGGCATTACTCATGCTTCCTCAGAGAAGAAAACAGTAAACACAGACTCCAAGGTTAATCAACAGAAAGCAATAGCCAATGGAAATTCTGGTATTTCAGATCTTGCTCGTCCTTCCAATATGGGAGACAGCCATGCCGAATCATCTCCAAGTTCAGAGATGAATGTTGCAGAAGTGCAGTTTAAATCTCCTGCACCTGGAATGAAAGGAGAAGATGGGATGTCCAAAGGGGCTTCCACCAACCACTCGAAGGAAAATGCTGGAGTGGTTTGTATCATCTCTGGCGCACAAAATGACAATAGTGGATCATCTTCACATGACATGAAAGTGACCTCTGAGTCTGTGTTGCAGCCAAAGACTGTTCCAGAGATCTCCTGTTCTGATCATCCACGTGACATTGTTGTTCACAACACTAATCAGTCTCAATTGTCTGGTGACTCACTAGTTGGTGATGGAGTAAAGTTGCCAAGCGATGTTGAAGCTTCTGCAATTCGACAGCAGGAATTCGGCAAGCCTGGTGACGATGAGCTTAAAAAACCATTTGGTAAAAAGGAAACATCTGAAAACAGGGCTAGTAGTAAAAGCAGGTTAGACGATGGTGATAATTCTCAGGCAACTTCAAATGGAGCCTTGAATTATGGAGATGAAGCTAGAGATCATGGCAGGCCCTTGCTACCAGACTTGCATGCTGTAGATTGGGTTGGCGACATTCTCCAAGTTGTAGATGAGAAGACATATTACCAGTATTGTCGCATTAATGGTATTTTGTACAAGCTTCAAGATCATGTTTTAATTGCTTCCACCTGTCAGAAGTTTGTTCCTTCGAAGCTCCAG TCTTTGTGGGAGGATAACAAATCTGGGTCAAAGTGGGCTACCGTagatttgtattacttccccaATGACCTTGCAGGGACTGTTAGCCAACCCTCTACGACTGAAAACAGTGAG GTGTATGcttcaaataataaaaaaaccaTAATGGCCGGCTCAATAAATGGTCCTTGTGAAGTTTAG
- the LOC103713617 gene encoding tRNase Z TRZ2, chloroplastic-like: MPISLLNLSTSTSTSPFPSLLPSHHSQVDPPFSFPHRPPPLTAASGGGSGDRCRALAAKKPEFLSVIDRAMAEEEEYRRARAEVCRKGVDVEGYFIEGVSVGGHETCVVVPSLNAAFDIGRCPPRAIHQDFLFITHAHLDHIGGLPMYLATRGLYSLKPPTVFVPPCIKEEVEKLLEIHRTMSQTELKLELVALDVGETYEIRNDLVVRPFRTHHVIPSQGYVIYSVRNKLKKQYAHLKGAQIKKLKLSGVEITDTILSPEVAYSGETMSDFIREPRNADALRAKILITEATFLGEANDIEHAREHGHMHFFEIMEHAQWFRNKAVLLTHFSSRYKLEDIRQAISKLQPKLSAKIVALTEGFKSNYL; this comes from the exons aTGCCGATCTCTCTTCTAAACCTCTCCACCTccacctccacctcccccttcccttctctcctcccttcccaCCACTCCCAAGTCgatcctcccttctccttccctCACCGGCCGCCCCCACTAACCGCGGCCTCCGGAGGCGGCTCCGGCGACCGATGCCGCGCGCTTGCGGCGAAGAAGCCGGAATTCTTATCGGTGATAGACCGGGCCATGGCCGAGGAGGAGGAGTACCGGCGGGCGAGGGCGGAGGTCTGTCGTAAGGGCGTGGATGTTGAGGGCTACTTCATCGAGGGGGTCTCCGTGGGAGGACACGAGACGTGCGTGGTGGTCCCCAGCCTCAACGCCGCCTTCGACATCGGGCGCTGCCCTCCGAGGGCTATCCACCAGGActtcctcttcatcacccatgcTCATCTCGATCACATC GGGGGTCTTCCAATGTATTTAGCAACTCGTGGCTTATACAGTTTAAAACCCCCAACAGTATTTGTGCCACCATGTATTAAAGAGGAAGTGGAGAAGCTGCTTGAAATTCACCGGACCATGAGTCAAACTGAACTTAAACTTGAGTTAGTTGCACTTGATGTGG GGGAGACCTATGAAATACGTAATGACCTTGTTGTCAGACCATTCAGAACTCACCATGTTATACCCAGCCAG GGATATGTCATTTATTCAGTgagaaacaaactgaaaaaacaGTATGCCCATTTGAAGGGTGCTCAAATCAAGAAGTTGAAGCTCTCTGGTGTTGAG ATTACAGACACCATATTATCTCCAGAGGTTGCCTATTCGGGAGAGACAATGTCAGATTTCATTCGCGAACCACGAAATGCAGATGCTCTGAGAGCAAAAATTCTTATCACAGAG GCAACTTTCCTAGGCGAAGCAAATGACATCGAACATGCACGAGAACATGGTCACATGCATTTCTTTGAG ATTATGGAGCACGCTCAGTGGTTCCGCAACAAGGCTGTCCTACTTACCCACTTCTCTTCCAGATATAAGCTTGAG GATATCCGCCAAGCTATATCAAAGCTGCAACCAAAGCTATCTGCAAAGATTGTTGCTCTCACAGAAGGCTTCAAATCAAATTACTTGTAG